One part of the Eubalaena glacialis isolate mEubGla1 chromosome 19, mEubGla1.1.hap2.+ XY, whole genome shotgun sequence genome encodes these proteins:
- the CAMTA2 gene encoding calmodulin-binding transcription activator 2 isoform X1, with amino-acid sequence MNTKDTTEVAENSHHLKIFLPKKLLECLPRCALLPPERLRWNTNEEIASYLITFEKHDEWLSCAPKTRPQNGSIILYNRKKVKYRKDGYLWKKRKDGKTTREDHMKLKVQGMEPVSWQCLYGCYVHSSIVPTFHRRCYWLLQNPDIVLVHYLNVPALEDCGKGCSPIFCSISSDRREWLRWSREELLGQLKPMFHGIKWSCGNGTEEFSVEQLVQQILDTHPTKPAPRTHACLCSGGLGSGSLTHKCSSTKHRIISPKVEPRALTLTSVPHPHPPEPPPLIAPLPPELPKAHTSPSSSSSSSSSSGFAEPLEIRPSPPTSRGGSSTGGTAILLLTGLEQRTGGLTPTRHLAPQADPRPSMSLAVVVGSEPSAPPAPPSPAFDPDRFLNSPQRGQTYGGGQGVSPDFPETEAAHTPCPALEPAAALEPQAAARGPPPQPRAGGRRGNCFFIQDDDSGEELKAQGAAPPVPSPPPSPAPSPAPLEPSGRVGRGEALFGGAGGASELEPFSLSSFPDLMGELISDEAPSGPAPAPQLSPALSTITDFSPEWSYPEGGVKVLITGPWTEAAEHYSCVFDHIAVPASLVQPGVLRCYCPAHEVGLVSLQVAGREGPLSASVLFEYRARRFLSLPSTQLDWLSLDDNQFRMSILERLEQMEKRMAEIAAAGQAPYQGPDAPPIQDEGQGPGFEARVVVLVESMIPRSTWRGPERLAHGSPFRGMSLLHLAAAQGYARLIETLSQWRSVETGSLDLEQEVDPLNVDHFSCTPLMWACALGHLEAAVLLFRWNRQALSIPDSLGRLPLSVAHSRGHVRLARCLEELQRQEASAEPPLALSPPSSSPDTGLSSVSSPSELSDGTFSVTSAYSSALDGSPPPAPLPTSEITMEMVPGRLSSGAPEAPLLLMDYEATNPKGPPPSPPPLPPAPDGGAAPEETDSPPAVDVIPVDMISLAKQIIEATPERIKREDFVGLPEAGAPMRERTGAVGLSETMSWLASYLENVDHFPSSAPPSELPFERGRLAIPPAPSWAEFLSASASGKMESDFALLTLSDHEQRELYEAARVIQTAFRKYKGRRLKEQQEVAAAVIQRCYRKYRQFALYKKMTQAAILIQSKFRSYYEQKRFQQSRRAAVLIQQHYRSYRRRPGPPHRPTGTLPARNKGSFLTKKQDQAARKIMRFLRRCRHRMRELKQNQELEGLPQPGLAT; translated from the exons ATGAATACCAAGGACACCACCGAGGTTGCTG AGAACAGCCACCACCTGAAGATCTTTCTACCCAAGAAGCTGCTGGAGTGTCTTCCTCGCTGTGCGCTGCTGCCTCCAGAGCGGCTACGGTGGAATACAAATGAG GAGATTGCATCCTACTTGATCACCTTcgagaagcatgatgagtggctATCCTGTGCACCCAAGACAAG GCCTCAGAATGGCTCTATTATCCTCTACAACCGCAAGAAGGTGAAATACCGGAAGGATGGTTACCTCTGGAAGAAGCGGAAGGACGGGAAGACCACCCGAGAGGACCACATGAAGCTGAAGGTCCAGGGCATGGAG cctgtctCCTGGCAGTGTCTCTATGGCTGCTACGTTCACTCTTCCATCGTCCCCACATTCCATCGGCGCTGCTACTGGCTGCTCCAG AACCCTGACATCGTCCTTGTGCACTACCTGAACGTCCCAGCCCTGGAGGATTGTGGAAAGGGCTGCAGCCCCATCTTTTGTTCCATCAGCAGCGACCGTCGAGAGTGGCTCAGGTGGTCCCGGGAGGAGCTGTTGGGACAGCTGAAGCCCATGT TTCATGGCATCAAGTGGAGCTGTGGGAACGGGACAGAGGAGTTCTCTGTAGAGCAGCTGGTGCAGCAGATCCTGGACACCCACCCGACCAAGCCTGCACCCCGAACTCACGCCTGTCTCTGCAGTGGGGGCCTTG GTTCTGGGAGCCTTACCCACAAATGCAGCAGCACGAAACACCGCATCATCTCTCCCAAAGTGGAGCCCCGAGCTTTAACCCTGACCTCtgtcccccatccccatccccctgAACCCCCTCCACTGATAGCCCCACTTCCCCCAGAGCTCCCCAAGGCACATACCTCCccatcttcttcttcctcttcctcctcttcctccggCTTTGCGGAACCCCTAGAGATCAGACCTAGCCCTCCCACCTCCCGAGGGGGTTCTTCGACAGGAGGCACCGCTATCCTCCTCCTGACGGGACTGGAGCAGCGAACTGGGGGCTTGACGCCCACCAGGCACTTGGCTCCCCAGGCTGATCCTAGGCCTTCCATGAGCTTGGCTGTAGTCGTAGGCTCTGAGCCCTCTGCCCCACCagctcctcccagccctgcctttgaCCCGGATCGTTTTCTCAACAGCCCACAGAGGGGCCAGACATATGGAGGAGGGCAGGGGGTAAGCCCAGACTTCCCTGAGACAGAGGCTGCGCATACCCCCTGTCCTGCCCTAGAGCCCGCTGCTGCCCTGGAGCCCCAGGCAGCTGCTCGGGGTCCCCCTCCACAGCCCAGAGCAGGCGGGAGAAGAGGAAACTGCTTCTTCATTCAAGATGATGACAGTGGGGAGGAGCTCAAGGCCCAGGGGGCTGCCCCACCTGTACCTTCACCCCCTCCTTCACCCGCACCCTCACCTGCCCCCTTGGAGCCATCGGGCAGAGTAGGAAGAGGGGAGGCCTTGTTTGGAGGAGCTGGTGGGGCCAGTGAACTGGAGCccttcagtctttcatcattccCTGACCTCATGGGAGAACTCATCAGTGACGAAGCTCCGAgtggccctgccccagccccccagcTGTCTCCTGCTCTTAGCACCATCACAGACTTCTCCCCAGAGTGGTCCTACCCTGAG GGTGGGGTCAAGGTGCTCATCACAGGACCTTGGACAGAGGCTGCCGAGCATTACTCCTGCGTCTTCGATCACATCGCAGTGCCAGCCTCCCTTGTCCAGCCTGGTGTCTTACGCTGCTACTGTCCCG CCCATGAGGTTGGGCTGGTGTCTTTGCAGGTGGCAGGGCGGGAGGGACCCCTTTCTGCTTCTGTGCTCTTTGAGTATCGAGCCCGCCGATTCCTGTCACTGCCTAGTACTCAGCTTGACTGGTTGTCACTGGACG ACAACCAGTTCCGGATGTCCATCCTGGAGCGACTGGAGCAGATGGAGAAGCGGATGGCAGAGATTGCAGCAGCTGGGCAGGCCCCCTACCAGGGTCCTGATGCCCCTCCAATTCAG GATGAaggccaggggcccgggttcgaggCACGGGTGGTAGTCTTGGTAGAGAGCATGATCCCACGCTCCACCTGGAGGGGTCCTGAACGTCTGGCCCATGGAAGCCCCTTCCGGGGCATGAGCCTGCTGCACCTGGCCGCTGCCCAGGGCTACGCCCGCCTCATCGAGACCCTGAGCCAGTGGCG GAGTGTGGAGACCGGAAGCTTGGACTTAGAGCAAGAAGTTGACCCACTCAACGTGGACCATTTCTCTTGCACTCCTCTG ATGTGGGCTTGTGCCCTGGGCCACCTGGAGGCTGCCGTGCTCCTTTTCCGTTGGAACAGACAGGCACTGAGCATTCCCGACTCTCTGGGCCGCCTGCCCCTGTCCGTGGCTCATTCCCGGGGTCACGTGCGCCTCGCCCGCTGCCTTGAGGAACTGCAGAGACAGGAAGCTTCAGCTGAGCCCCCGCTTGCCCTGTCGCCGCCCTCCTCCAGCCCAGACACTG GTCTGAGCAGCGTCTCCTCGCCTTCGGAGCTATCGGATGGCACTTTCTCCGTCACATCAGCCTATTCTAGTGCCCTGGATGGGAGTCCTCCCCCTGCTCCTCTGCCGACCTCTGAGATTACTATGGAGATGGTCCCAGGCCGGCTCTCCTCTGGTGCCCCAGAGGCCCCCCTACTCCTCATGGACTATGAAGCCACCAACCCCAAAGGGCCCCCACCCTCACCGCCTCCTCTCCCACCGGCCCCAGATGGTGGGGCTGCTCCAGAGGAAACTGACAGCCCACCAGCTGTGGATGTGATCCCG GTGGACATGATCTCACTGGCCAAGCAGATCATCGAAGCCACACCAGAGCGGATTAAACGGGAGGACTTTGTCGGGCTGCCTGAGGCCGGAGCCCCAATGCGGGAGCGGACAGGGGCCGTGGGGCTCAGCGAGACCATGTCCTGGTTGGCCAGCTACCTGGAGAATGTGGACCATTTCCCCAGCTCAGCCCCTCCCAG CGAACTGCCCTTTGAGCGGGGTCGCCTGGCTATCCCTCCGGCACCTTCCTGGGCAGAGTTTCTCTCTGCGTCCGCCAGTGGCAAGATGGAGAGTGATTTTGCCCTGCTCACCCTATCGGATCACGAGCAGCGGGAACTGTACGAGGCAGCCCGAGTCATCCAGACGGCCTTCCGAAAGTACAAG GGCCGGCGGCTGAAGGAGCAGCAGGAGGTAGCAGCAGCTGTGATCCAGCGCTGTTACCGGAAGTACAGGCAG TTTGCACTCTATAAGAAGATGACCCAGGCGGCCATCCTGATCCAGAGCAAGTTCCGAAGCTACTATGAACAGAAGCGGTTTCAGCAGAGCCGCCGGGCGGCGGTGCTCATCCAGCAGCACTACCGTTCCTACCGCCGCCGGCCCGGGCCTCCCCACCGGCCCACGGGCACCCTGCCTGCTCGCAACAA AGGCTCCTTTCTCACCAAGAAGCAGGACCAGGCAGCCCGGAAGATCATGAGATTCCTGCGGCGCTGCCGGCACAG GATGAGGGAATTGAAGCAGAACCAGGAGCTGGAAGGGCTTCCCCAACCCGGACTGGCCACCTGA
- the CAMTA2 gene encoding calmodulin-binding transcription activator 2 isoform X5: MAATFTLPSSPHSIGAATGCSSSDRREWLRWSREELLGQLKPMFHGIKWSCGNGTEEFSVEQLVQQILDTHPTKPAPRTHACLCSGGLGSGSLTHKCSSTKHRIISPKVEPRALTLTSVPHPHPPEPPPLIAPLPPELPKAHTSPSSSSSSSSSSGFAEPLEIRPSPPTSRGGSSTGGTAILLLTGLEQRTGGLTPTRHLAPQADPRPSMSLAVVVGSEPSAPPAPPSPAFDPDRFLNSPQRGQTYGGGQGVSPDFPETEAAHTPCPALEPAAALEPQAAARGPPPQPRAGGRRGNCFFIQDDDSGEELKAQGAAPPVPSPPPSPAPSPAPLEPSGRVGRGEALFGGAGGASELEPFSLSSFPDLMGELISDEAPSGPAPAPQLSPALSTITDFSPEWSYPEGGVKVLITGPWTEAAEHYSCVFDHIAVPASLVQPGVLRCYCPAHEVGLVSLQVAGREGPLSASVLFEYRARRFLSLPSTQLDWLSLDDNQFRMSILERLEQMEKRMAEIAAAGQAPYQGPDAPPIQDEGQGPGFEARVVVLVESMIPRSTWRGPERLAHGSPFRGMSLLHLAAAQGYARLIETLSQWRSVETGSLDLEQEVDPLNVDHFSCTPLMWACALGHLEAAVLLFRWNRQALSIPDSLGRLPLSVAHSRGHVRLARCLEELQRQEASAEPPLALSPPSSSPDTGLSSVSSPSELSDGTFSVTSAYSSALDGSPPPAPLPTSEITMEMVPGRLSSGAPEAPLLLMDYEATNPKGPPPSPPPLPPAPDGGAAPEETDSPPAVDVIPVDMISLAKQIIEATPERIKREDFVGLPEAGAPMRERTGAVGLSETMSWLASYLENVDHFPSSAPPSELPFERGRLAIPPAPSWAEFLSASASGKMESDFALLTLSDHEQRELYEAARVIQTAFRKYKGRRLKEQQEVAAAVIQRCYRKYRQFALYKKMTQAAILIQSKFRSYYEQKRFQQSRRAAVLIQQHYRSYRRRPGPPHRPTGTLPARNKGSFLTKKQDQAARKIMRFLRRCRHRMRELKQNQELEGLPQPGLAT, encoded by the exons ATGGCTGCTACGTTCACTCTTCCATCGTCCCCACATTCCATCGGCGCTGCTACTGGCTGCTCCAG CAGCGACCGTCGAGAGTGGCTCAGGTGGTCCCGGGAGGAGCTGTTGGGACAGCTGAAGCCCATGT TTCATGGCATCAAGTGGAGCTGTGGGAACGGGACAGAGGAGTTCTCTGTAGAGCAGCTGGTGCAGCAGATCCTGGACACCCACCCGACCAAGCCTGCACCCCGAACTCACGCCTGTCTCTGCAGTGGGGGCCTTG GTTCTGGGAGCCTTACCCACAAATGCAGCAGCACGAAACACCGCATCATCTCTCCCAAAGTGGAGCCCCGAGCTTTAACCCTGACCTCtgtcccccatccccatccccctgAACCCCCTCCACTGATAGCCCCACTTCCCCCAGAGCTCCCCAAGGCACATACCTCCccatcttcttcttcctcttcctcctcttcctccggCTTTGCGGAACCCCTAGAGATCAGACCTAGCCCTCCCACCTCCCGAGGGGGTTCTTCGACAGGAGGCACCGCTATCCTCCTCCTGACGGGACTGGAGCAGCGAACTGGGGGCTTGACGCCCACCAGGCACTTGGCTCCCCAGGCTGATCCTAGGCCTTCCATGAGCTTGGCTGTAGTCGTAGGCTCTGAGCCCTCTGCCCCACCagctcctcccagccctgcctttgaCCCGGATCGTTTTCTCAACAGCCCACAGAGGGGCCAGACATATGGAGGAGGGCAGGGGGTAAGCCCAGACTTCCCTGAGACAGAGGCTGCGCATACCCCCTGTCCTGCCCTAGAGCCCGCTGCTGCCCTGGAGCCCCAGGCAGCTGCTCGGGGTCCCCCTCCACAGCCCAGAGCAGGCGGGAGAAGAGGAAACTGCTTCTTCATTCAAGATGATGACAGTGGGGAGGAGCTCAAGGCCCAGGGGGCTGCCCCACCTGTACCTTCACCCCCTCCTTCACCCGCACCCTCACCTGCCCCCTTGGAGCCATCGGGCAGAGTAGGAAGAGGGGAGGCCTTGTTTGGAGGAGCTGGTGGGGCCAGTGAACTGGAGCccttcagtctttcatcattccCTGACCTCATGGGAGAACTCATCAGTGACGAAGCTCCGAgtggccctgccccagccccccagcTGTCTCCTGCTCTTAGCACCATCACAGACTTCTCCCCAGAGTGGTCCTACCCTGAG GGTGGGGTCAAGGTGCTCATCACAGGACCTTGGACAGAGGCTGCCGAGCATTACTCCTGCGTCTTCGATCACATCGCAGTGCCAGCCTCCCTTGTCCAGCCTGGTGTCTTACGCTGCTACTGTCCCG CCCATGAGGTTGGGCTGGTGTCTTTGCAGGTGGCAGGGCGGGAGGGACCCCTTTCTGCTTCTGTGCTCTTTGAGTATCGAGCCCGCCGATTCCTGTCACTGCCTAGTACTCAGCTTGACTGGTTGTCACTGGACG ACAACCAGTTCCGGATGTCCATCCTGGAGCGACTGGAGCAGATGGAGAAGCGGATGGCAGAGATTGCAGCAGCTGGGCAGGCCCCCTACCAGGGTCCTGATGCCCCTCCAATTCAG GATGAaggccaggggcccgggttcgaggCACGGGTGGTAGTCTTGGTAGAGAGCATGATCCCACGCTCCACCTGGAGGGGTCCTGAACGTCTGGCCCATGGAAGCCCCTTCCGGGGCATGAGCCTGCTGCACCTGGCCGCTGCCCAGGGCTACGCCCGCCTCATCGAGACCCTGAGCCAGTGGCG GAGTGTGGAGACCGGAAGCTTGGACTTAGAGCAAGAAGTTGACCCACTCAACGTGGACCATTTCTCTTGCACTCCTCTG ATGTGGGCTTGTGCCCTGGGCCACCTGGAGGCTGCCGTGCTCCTTTTCCGTTGGAACAGACAGGCACTGAGCATTCCCGACTCTCTGGGCCGCCTGCCCCTGTCCGTGGCTCATTCCCGGGGTCACGTGCGCCTCGCCCGCTGCCTTGAGGAACTGCAGAGACAGGAAGCTTCAGCTGAGCCCCCGCTTGCCCTGTCGCCGCCCTCCTCCAGCCCAGACACTG GTCTGAGCAGCGTCTCCTCGCCTTCGGAGCTATCGGATGGCACTTTCTCCGTCACATCAGCCTATTCTAGTGCCCTGGATGGGAGTCCTCCCCCTGCTCCTCTGCCGACCTCTGAGATTACTATGGAGATGGTCCCAGGCCGGCTCTCCTCTGGTGCCCCAGAGGCCCCCCTACTCCTCATGGACTATGAAGCCACCAACCCCAAAGGGCCCCCACCCTCACCGCCTCCTCTCCCACCGGCCCCAGATGGTGGGGCTGCTCCAGAGGAAACTGACAGCCCACCAGCTGTGGATGTGATCCCG GTGGACATGATCTCACTGGCCAAGCAGATCATCGAAGCCACACCAGAGCGGATTAAACGGGAGGACTTTGTCGGGCTGCCTGAGGCCGGAGCCCCAATGCGGGAGCGGACAGGGGCCGTGGGGCTCAGCGAGACCATGTCCTGGTTGGCCAGCTACCTGGAGAATGTGGACCATTTCCCCAGCTCAGCCCCTCCCAG CGAACTGCCCTTTGAGCGGGGTCGCCTGGCTATCCCTCCGGCACCTTCCTGGGCAGAGTTTCTCTCTGCGTCCGCCAGTGGCAAGATGGAGAGTGATTTTGCCCTGCTCACCCTATCGGATCACGAGCAGCGGGAACTGTACGAGGCAGCCCGAGTCATCCAGACGGCCTTCCGAAAGTACAAG GGCCGGCGGCTGAAGGAGCAGCAGGAGGTAGCAGCAGCTGTGATCCAGCGCTGTTACCGGAAGTACAGGCAG TTTGCACTCTATAAGAAGATGACCCAGGCGGCCATCCTGATCCAGAGCAAGTTCCGAAGCTACTATGAACAGAAGCGGTTTCAGCAGAGCCGCCGGGCGGCGGTGCTCATCCAGCAGCACTACCGTTCCTACCGCCGCCGGCCCGGGCCTCCCCACCGGCCCACGGGCACCCTGCCTGCTCGCAACAA AGGCTCCTTTCTCACCAAGAAGCAGGACCAGGCAGCCCGGAAGATCATGAGATTCCTGCGGCGCTGCCGGCACAG GATGAGGGAATTGAAGCAGAACCAGGAGCTGGAAGGGCTTCCCCAACCCGGACTGGCCACCTGA
- the CAMTA2 gene encoding calmodulin-binding transcription activator 2 isoform X4 has product MNTKDTTEVAENSHHLKIFLPKKLLECLPRCALLPPERLRWNTNEEIASYLITFEKHDEWLSCAPKTRPQNGSIILYNRKKVKYRKDGYLWKKRKDGKTTREDHMKLKVQGMEPVSWQCLYGCYVHSSIVPTFHRRCYWLLQNPDIVLVHYLNVPALEDCGKGCSPIFCSISSDRREWLRWSREELLGQLKPMFHGIKWSCGNGTEEFSVEQLVQQILDTHPTKPAPRTHACLCSGGLGSGSLTHKCSSTKHRIISPKVEPRALTLTSVPHPHPPEPPPLIAPLPPELPKAHTSPSSSSSSSSSSGFAEPLEIRPSPPTSRGGSSTGGTAILLLTGLEQRTGGLTPTRHLAPQADPRPSMSLAVVVGSEPSAPPAPPSPAFDPDRFLNSPQRGQTYGGGQGVSPDFPETEAAHTPCPALEPAAALEPQAAARGPPPQPRAGGRRGNCFFIQDDDSGEELKAQGAAPPVPSPPPSPAPSPAPLEPSGRVGRGEALFGGAGGASELEPFSLSSFPDLMGELISDEAPSGPAPAPQLSPALSTITDFSPEWSYPEGGVKVLITGPWTEAAEHYSCVFDHIAVPASLVQPGVLRCYCPAHEVGLVSLQVAGREGPLSASVLFEYRARRFLSLPSTQLDWLSLDDNQFRMSILERLEQMEKRMAEIAAAGQAPYQGPDAPPIQDEGQGPGFEARVVVLVESMIPRSTWRGPERLAHGSPFRGMSLLHLAAAQGYARLIETLSQWRSVETGSLDLEQEVDPLNVDHFSCTPLMWACALGHLEAAVLLFRWNRQALSIPDSLGRLPLSVAHSRGHVRLARCLEELQRQEASAEPPLALSPPSSSPDTGLSSVSSPSELSDGTFSVTSAYSSALDGSPPPAPLPTSEITMEMVPGRLSSGAPEAPLLLMDYEATNPKGPPPSPPPLPPAPDGGAAPEETDSPPAVDVIPVDMISLAKQIIEATPERIKREDFVGLPEAGAPMRERTGAVGLSETMSWLASYLENVDHFPSSAPPSELPFERGRLAIPPAPSWAEFLSASASGKMESDFALLTLSDHEQRELYEAARVIQTAFRKYKGRRLKEQQEVAAAVIQRCYRKYRQVRPSSLESIPTNPHPHTPIPAQSIQNAAGALTPLLSPQADLDCTQVCTL; this is encoded by the exons ATGAATACCAAGGACACCACCGAGGTTGCTG AGAACAGCCACCACCTGAAGATCTTTCTACCCAAGAAGCTGCTGGAGTGTCTTCCTCGCTGTGCGCTGCTGCCTCCAGAGCGGCTACGGTGGAATACAAATGAG GAGATTGCATCCTACTTGATCACCTTcgagaagcatgatgagtggctATCCTGTGCACCCAAGACAAG GCCTCAGAATGGCTCTATTATCCTCTACAACCGCAAGAAGGTGAAATACCGGAAGGATGGTTACCTCTGGAAGAAGCGGAAGGACGGGAAGACCACCCGAGAGGACCACATGAAGCTGAAGGTCCAGGGCATGGAG cctgtctCCTGGCAGTGTCTCTATGGCTGCTACGTTCACTCTTCCATCGTCCCCACATTCCATCGGCGCTGCTACTGGCTGCTCCAG AACCCTGACATCGTCCTTGTGCACTACCTGAACGTCCCAGCCCTGGAGGATTGTGGAAAGGGCTGCAGCCCCATCTTTTGTTCCATCAGCAGCGACCGTCGAGAGTGGCTCAGGTGGTCCCGGGAGGAGCTGTTGGGACAGCTGAAGCCCATGT TTCATGGCATCAAGTGGAGCTGTGGGAACGGGACAGAGGAGTTCTCTGTAGAGCAGCTGGTGCAGCAGATCCTGGACACCCACCCGACCAAGCCTGCACCCCGAACTCACGCCTGTCTCTGCAGTGGGGGCCTTG GTTCTGGGAGCCTTACCCACAAATGCAGCAGCACGAAACACCGCATCATCTCTCCCAAAGTGGAGCCCCGAGCTTTAACCCTGACCTCtgtcccccatccccatccccctgAACCCCCTCCACTGATAGCCCCACTTCCCCCAGAGCTCCCCAAGGCACATACCTCCccatcttcttcttcctcttcctcctcttcctccggCTTTGCGGAACCCCTAGAGATCAGACCTAGCCCTCCCACCTCCCGAGGGGGTTCTTCGACAGGAGGCACCGCTATCCTCCTCCTGACGGGACTGGAGCAGCGAACTGGGGGCTTGACGCCCACCAGGCACTTGGCTCCCCAGGCTGATCCTAGGCCTTCCATGAGCTTGGCTGTAGTCGTAGGCTCTGAGCCCTCTGCCCCACCagctcctcccagccctgcctttgaCCCGGATCGTTTTCTCAACAGCCCACAGAGGGGCCAGACATATGGAGGAGGGCAGGGGGTAAGCCCAGACTTCCCTGAGACAGAGGCTGCGCATACCCCCTGTCCTGCCCTAGAGCCCGCTGCTGCCCTGGAGCCCCAGGCAGCTGCTCGGGGTCCCCCTCCACAGCCCAGAGCAGGCGGGAGAAGAGGAAACTGCTTCTTCATTCAAGATGATGACAGTGGGGAGGAGCTCAAGGCCCAGGGGGCTGCCCCACCTGTACCTTCACCCCCTCCTTCACCCGCACCCTCACCTGCCCCCTTGGAGCCATCGGGCAGAGTAGGAAGAGGGGAGGCCTTGTTTGGAGGAGCTGGTGGGGCCAGTGAACTGGAGCccttcagtctttcatcattccCTGACCTCATGGGAGAACTCATCAGTGACGAAGCTCCGAgtggccctgccccagccccccagcTGTCTCCTGCTCTTAGCACCATCACAGACTTCTCCCCAGAGTGGTCCTACCCTGAG GGTGGGGTCAAGGTGCTCATCACAGGACCTTGGACAGAGGCTGCCGAGCATTACTCCTGCGTCTTCGATCACATCGCAGTGCCAGCCTCCCTTGTCCAGCCTGGTGTCTTACGCTGCTACTGTCCCG CCCATGAGGTTGGGCTGGTGTCTTTGCAGGTGGCAGGGCGGGAGGGACCCCTTTCTGCTTCTGTGCTCTTTGAGTATCGAGCCCGCCGATTCCTGTCACTGCCTAGTACTCAGCTTGACTGGTTGTCACTGGACG ACAACCAGTTCCGGATGTCCATCCTGGAGCGACTGGAGCAGATGGAGAAGCGGATGGCAGAGATTGCAGCAGCTGGGCAGGCCCCCTACCAGGGTCCTGATGCCCCTCCAATTCAG GATGAaggccaggggcccgggttcgaggCACGGGTGGTAGTCTTGGTAGAGAGCATGATCCCACGCTCCACCTGGAGGGGTCCTGAACGTCTGGCCCATGGAAGCCCCTTCCGGGGCATGAGCCTGCTGCACCTGGCCGCTGCCCAGGGCTACGCCCGCCTCATCGAGACCCTGAGCCAGTGGCG GAGTGTGGAGACCGGAAGCTTGGACTTAGAGCAAGAAGTTGACCCACTCAACGTGGACCATTTCTCTTGCACTCCTCTG ATGTGGGCTTGTGCCCTGGGCCACCTGGAGGCTGCCGTGCTCCTTTTCCGTTGGAACAGACAGGCACTGAGCATTCCCGACTCTCTGGGCCGCCTGCCCCTGTCCGTGGCTCATTCCCGGGGTCACGTGCGCCTCGCCCGCTGCCTTGAGGAACTGCAGAGACAGGAAGCTTCAGCTGAGCCCCCGCTTGCCCTGTCGCCGCCCTCCTCCAGCCCAGACACTG GTCTGAGCAGCGTCTCCTCGCCTTCGGAGCTATCGGATGGCACTTTCTCCGTCACATCAGCCTATTCTAGTGCCCTGGATGGGAGTCCTCCCCCTGCTCCTCTGCCGACCTCTGAGATTACTATGGAGATGGTCCCAGGCCGGCTCTCCTCTGGTGCCCCAGAGGCCCCCCTACTCCTCATGGACTATGAAGCCACCAACCCCAAAGGGCCCCCACCCTCACCGCCTCCTCTCCCACCGGCCCCAGATGGTGGGGCTGCTCCAGAGGAAACTGACAGCCCACCAGCTGTGGATGTGATCCCG GTGGACATGATCTCACTGGCCAAGCAGATCATCGAAGCCACACCAGAGCGGATTAAACGGGAGGACTTTGTCGGGCTGCCTGAGGCCGGAGCCCCAATGCGGGAGCGGACAGGGGCCGTGGGGCTCAGCGAGACCATGTCCTGGTTGGCCAGCTACCTGGAGAATGTGGACCATTTCCCCAGCTCAGCCCCTCCCAG CGAACTGCCCTTTGAGCGGGGTCGCCTGGCTATCCCTCCGGCACCTTCCTGGGCAGAGTTTCTCTCTGCGTCCGCCAGTGGCAAGATGGAGAGTGATTTTGCCCTGCTCACCCTATCGGATCACGAGCAGCGGGAACTGTACGAGGCAGCCCGAGTCATCCAGACGGCCTTCCGAAAGTACAAG GGCCGGCGGCTGAAGGAGCAGCAGGAGGTAGCAGCAGCTGTGATCCAGCGCTGTTACCGGAAGTACAGGCAGGTGAGACCGTCTTCTCTTGAAAGCATACCCACcaacccacacccacacacacccattcCAGCCCAGAGCATCCAGAATGCTGCCGGAGCCCtaactccccttctctctccacaAGCTGACCTGGATTGCACTCAAG TTTGCACTCTATAA